Proteins encoded together in one Sinorhizobium meliloti window:
- a CDS encoding ABC transporter permease has product MAPIVLNLIALAFAVAVWWGITAAGLVILPGPAEVFRRAVELIANGQLPLDVVSSLRRVLAGFLLGVAAAIPVGFLMGWYRVARALIEPYIQFFRMIPPLAVIPLAIVTMGIDEAPKVFVIFLASFLSCVVAAYQGVIGVDRTLISAARVLGANDGVLFYRVIVPASIPFILVGVRIGLGSAWATVVAAELIAAQSGLGFRMQQAQLYYDLPTIFVSLVTIGILGLLMDRIVQAAERRLTRWQERAQ; this is encoded by the coding sequence TGGTGGGGCATAACGGCGGCGGGGCTGGTGATCCTGCCGGGACCGGCCGAGGTTTTCCGGCGCGCAGTGGAGCTGATCGCGAACGGCCAGTTGCCGCTCGACGTCGTCTCCAGTCTTCGCCGCGTGCTGGCCGGCTTCCTGCTCGGCGTAGCGGCAGCCATTCCCGTCGGTTTCCTGATGGGCTGGTACCGCGTCGCCCGCGCACTGATCGAGCCCTACATCCAGTTTTTCCGCATGATTCCGCCCCTGGCGGTCATACCGCTCGCGATCGTGACCATGGGCATCGACGAAGCGCCGAAGGTCTTCGTCATTTTCCTCGCCTCGTTCCTTTCCTGCGTCGTCGCCGCCTATCAGGGTGTCATCGGCGTCGACCGTACGTTGATCAGCGCTGCACGCGTGCTTGGGGCCAACGACGGCGTGCTGTTCTACCGCGTGATCGTCCCTGCCTCCATTCCCTTCATTCTGGTCGGCGTCCGGATCGGGCTCGGCTCGGCCTGGGCAACGGTCGTCGCGGCCGAGCTCATCGCAGCGCAATCGGGCCTCGGCTTCCGAATGCAGCAGGCGCAACTCTATTACGACCTTCCCACCATTTTCGTCAGCCTCGTCACGATAGGCATTCTAGGCCTGCTCATGGACCGCATCGTCCAGGCGGCGGAACGCCGTCTGACCCGCTGGCAGGAGCGCGCGCAATGA
- a CDS encoding ABC transporter ATP-binding protein, giving the protein MTAVPDPASDPKISFQNVTRRFGEGESSVLALDRLSLDIGEGEFVTVVGPSGCGKSTAMNIAAGLTEVSDGRVLVDGKRVDGPGPERGVIFQQYALFPWLTVRQNVEFGLRIKNMPAAERRRIADHFIDLVGLKDFADALPKTLSGGMKQRCAIARAYAVNPTILLMDEPFGALDALTRVNMQDQLLDTWSRERRTVIFITHDVDEAVYLANRVIVMAARPGRLHEIIPVDLPYPRNEEIRLSPEFAQVRNRVWHAVYHQKPQVSSSSSQGGGMP; this is encoded by the coding sequence ATGACAGCTGTTCCAGACCCGGCCTCCGACCCGAAGATTTCATTTCAGAACGTCACCCGCCGTTTCGGCGAAGGCGAGAGCTCGGTCCTCGCGCTCGACCGGCTGAGCCTGGATATCGGCGAGGGTGAATTCGTCACGGTCGTCGGGCCGTCCGGCTGCGGCAAGTCGACGGCCATGAATATCGCGGCCGGCCTGACGGAGGTGTCGGACGGACGTGTTCTGGTCGACGGTAAGCGGGTCGATGGGCCGGGGCCCGAACGCGGCGTGATCTTCCAGCAATATGCGCTGTTTCCGTGGCTGACGGTTCGCCAGAACGTCGAATTCGGCCTGCGCATCAAAAACATGCCGGCGGCCGAGCGCAGGCGCATCGCCGATCACTTCATCGATCTCGTCGGGCTGAAGGATTTCGCCGATGCCTTGCCCAAGACCTTGTCCGGCGGCATGAAGCAGCGCTGCGCAATCGCCCGCGCCTATGCGGTCAATCCGACGATCCTCCTCATGGACGAGCCTTTCGGCGCGCTCGACGCATTGACCCGCGTCAACATGCAGGACCAGCTGCTCGACACCTGGAGCCGCGAGCGACGGACGGTGATCTTCATCACCCATGATGTCGATGAGGCGGTCTATCTCGCCAATCGCGTCATCGTGATGGCCGCGCGGCCGGGCCGCCTGCACGAGATCATCCCCGTGGACCTGCCCTATCCGCGCAACGAAGAGATCCGGCTATCGCCTGAATTCGCGCAGGTCCGCAATCGGGTTTGGCACGCCGTTTACCATCAGAAACCCCAGGTCAGTTCGAGTTCATCACAAGGAGGAGGAATGCCGTGA
- a CDS encoding aliphatic sulfonate ABC transporter substrate-binding protein, whose amino-acid sequence MAAPIVGATTRAAYAEAKPVRIGYIADYFGTSLTAIATDQNLWAKHGLEPDLKIFTNGPIQIQALGAGSLDFGYVGPGALWLPATGKAKLVAINVLGLSDRVIAQKGINSVADLKGKKVGVPEGTSGDMLLRLGLAKAGMTISDIEVVKMDPSTVVSAFASKQIDGAGIWYPLVGIIKKTVPDLVEVAKSDDFYPENSFPSAFVARNEVIAGDVDVVRKFIATMKEANDYRVADVPRSVAITAKFLGVPAEPLEVESRNGKFLTTAELVAASRDGTVANWLKGLNDQFVAFGKMQNPLDPKDYYLADLYAGA is encoded by the coding sequence CTGGCGGCCCCCATAGTGGGCGCCACCACGAGAGCCGCTTACGCAGAAGCAAAACCCGTGCGGATCGGTTACATCGCCGACTATTTCGGCACGAGCCTGACGGCGATCGCCACCGACCAGAACCTGTGGGCAAAACACGGCCTGGAACCGGACCTGAAGATCTTCACCAACGGCCCGATCCAGATCCAGGCGTTGGGCGCGGGCAGTCTCGATTTCGGGTATGTCGGTCCGGGCGCCCTTTGGCTCCCGGCCACTGGCAAGGCCAAACTCGTCGCGATCAATGTGCTCGGACTGTCCGACCGCGTCATCGCGCAGAAGGGCATCAACTCCGTCGCGGACCTCAAGGGCAAGAAGGTCGGCGTTCCGGAAGGCACATCGGGCGACATGCTGTTGCGTCTCGGCCTTGCCAAGGCTGGCATGACGATTTCCGACATAGAAGTGGTGAAGATGGACCCTTCGACGGTTGTTTCGGCTTTTGCATCGAAGCAGATCGATGGCGCCGGCATCTGGTATCCGCTGGTGGGCATCATCAAGAAGACCGTCCCGGATCTGGTCGAAGTCGCCAAGAGCGACGATTTCTATCCCGAGAACTCATTCCCTTCGGCTTTCGTCGCCCGCAATGAGGTGATAGCCGGCGACGTGGACGTGGTCAGGAAATTCATCGCCACGATGAAGGAGGCCAACGACTATCGCGTTGCCGACGTGCCGCGCTCGGTCGCGATCACCGCCAAGTTCCTCGGAGTGCCGGCCGAACCGCTTGAAGTCGAAAGCCGCAACGGCAAGTTCCTGACCACCGCCGAGCTCGTTGCAGCCAGCAGGGATGGGACGGTGGCCAACTGGCTGAAGGGTCTCAACGACCAGTTCGTCGCTTTCGGCAAGATGCAGAACCCGCTCGACCCGAAGGACTACTATCTCGCCGACCTCTACGCAGGCGCCTGA
- a CDS encoding sulfatase produces the protein MTKQPNILFIMSDDHAARAISAYGAGLNSTPNIDRIADEGMRFDRCYVTNSICTPSRAAILTGTYNHVNMVTTLDTHIDNRLPNVAKHLRAGGYQTAIFGKWHLGEGQAHEPTGFDEWSVLPGQGEYFDPVMIDRNGPRTERGYATDIITDKCLDFLGKRDPERPFFLMCHHKAPHRSFEPHPRDRHLYADGKLPVPETFSDDYSNRAAASAAAKMRIRSDMTYRDLGLVQPEGGDEIGELLLPGWTQRKVPDIEEGQELRLIDGATGENYLFTDPRKLALFKYQRYMMRYLQTIAAVDDNVGRLLDYLDAEGLRDDTIVIYTSDQGFFLGEHGWFDKRFMYEESLRMPFLIRYPEGIRPGTQAGHIATNVDFAPTFLDYAGLPIPNYMQGRSMRPIIEQTADEDDKGLAYHRYWMHKDEFHNAFAHYGVRDARYKLIYWYNDPLGQPGAFSGDEAAEWELFDCEEDPFELRNRANEPAYSAVFEEMLAKLDARMAEIGDIPEHVTAEVLARCRTKAA, from the coding sequence ATGACAAAGCAGCCCAATATTCTGTTCATCATGTCGGACGACCATGCGGCGCGGGCGATTTCCGCCTACGGCGCGGGCCTGAACAGCACGCCCAATATCGACCGCATCGCCGACGAAGGCATGCGGTTCGATCGGTGCTACGTCACCAATTCGATTTGCACGCCCAGCCGTGCCGCCATTTTGACCGGCACCTACAACCATGTGAACATGGTCACCACGCTCGATACCCATATCGACAACCGGCTCCCCAATGTGGCCAAACATCTGCGCGCGGGCGGCTATCAGACAGCGATCTTCGGCAAGTGGCACCTGGGCGAGGGCCAGGCGCACGAGCCGACGGGATTTGATGAATGGTCGGTACTGCCCGGGCAGGGCGAATATTTCGATCCGGTGATGATCGACCGCAACGGACCGCGAACGGAGAGAGGCTACGCCACCGACATCATCACAGACAAATGCCTCGATTTCCTCGGCAAGCGTGATCCGGAACGGCCGTTCTTCCTGATGTGCCACCACAAGGCGCCGCATCGCAGCTTCGAGCCGCACCCGCGCGACAGGCACCTCTATGCCGACGGGAAACTGCCGGTCCCCGAAACTTTCTCCGACGATTATTCCAACCGCGCAGCAGCGTCGGCAGCGGCGAAAATGCGCATTCGCTCCGACATGACATACAGGGACCTTGGCCTCGTCCAGCCCGAAGGCGGCGACGAGATCGGCGAACTGCTTCTGCCGGGCTGGACCCAGCGCAAGGTTCCGGACATCGAGGAAGGTCAGGAACTGCGGTTGATCGACGGAGCCACCGGAGAGAATTATCTCTTTACCGATCCGCGGAAACTCGCCCTCTTCAAGTACCAGCGCTACATGATGCGCTACCTGCAGACCATTGCCGCCGTGGACGACAATGTCGGCCGTCTGCTCGACTATCTCGACGCGGAAGGCCTGCGCGACGACACCATCGTCATCTATACGTCCGACCAGGGGTTCTTCCTTGGCGAGCACGGCTGGTTCGACAAGCGCTTCATGTACGAAGAATCGCTCCGGATGCCTTTCCTGATCCGCTATCCGGAGGGCATCCGGCCCGGTACGCAAGCCGGCCACATCGCGACCAATGTCGATTTCGCGCCGACCTTTCTCGATTATGCGGGCCTGCCGATCCCCAATTACATGCAGGGCAGGAGCATGCGCCCGATTATCGAGCAGACGGCGGACGAGGACGATAAGGGTCTCGCCTATCACCGGTACTGGATGCACAAGGACGAGTTCCACAATGCCTTCGCGCATTACGGCGTGCGCGACGCCCGCTACAAGCTCATCTACTGGTATAACGATCCGCTCGGCCAGCCTGGTGCCTTTTCCGGCGACGAGGCTGCGGAATGGGAACTGTTCGATTGCGAGGAGGACCCGTTCGAGCTGCGCAACCGGGCGAACGAGCCGGCCTACTCCGCTGTGTTCGAGGAAATGCTGGCCAAGCTCGATGCGCGCATGGCCGAAATCGGCGACATTCCGGAACATGTCACCGCCGAGGTGCTGGCTCGGTGCCGAACGAAGGCGGCCTGA
- the rpsB gene encoding 30S ribosomal protein S2 yields MALPDFTMRQLLEAGVHFGHQTHRWNPKMKPYIFGDRNNVHIIDLAQTVPMLSRALQVVSDTVASGGRVLFVGTKRQASEIIADAAKRSAQYYVNARWLGGMMTNWKTISNSIQRLRKLDEILASEASGFTKKERLNLEREREKLNRALGGIRDMGGTPDLMFIIDTNKESIAIDEAKRLGIPVVAVIDSNCDPDQIDYAIPGNDDASRAIALYCDLIARAAIDGIARQQGASGRDLGASEEVPVEPALEEASEA; encoded by the coding sequence ATGGCATTGCCTGATTTCACTATGCGCCAGCTTCTCGAAGCGGGCGTCCACTTCGGTCACCAGACGCACCGCTGGAACCCGAAGATGAAGCCGTACATCTTCGGCGACCGTAACAACGTTCACATCATCGATCTCGCCCAGACCGTACCGATGCTGTCGCGCGCCCTGCAGGTCGTCAGCGACACCGTCGCCAGCGGCGGCCGCGTGCTTTTCGTCGGCACCAAGCGCCAGGCTTCCGAGATCATCGCGGACGCAGCGAAGCGTTCCGCCCAGTACTACGTCAATGCCCGCTGGCTCGGCGGCATGATGACGAACTGGAAGACGATCTCCAACTCGATCCAGCGCCTGCGCAAGCTCGATGAAATCCTGGCCTCGGAAGCTTCCGGCTTCACGAAGAAGGAGCGCCTGAACCTCGAGCGCGAGCGCGAGAAGCTCAACCGCGCACTCGGCGGTATCCGCGATATGGGCGGTACCCCGGATCTGATGTTCATCATCGACACCAACAAGGAATCGATCGCCATCGACGAAGCCAAGCGTCTTGGCATTCCGGTCGTTGCCGTCATCGACTCCAATTGCGATCCGGACCAGATCGACTACGCGATCCCGGGCAACGACGACGCATCGCGCGCTATCGCCCTTTACTGCGATCTCATCGCCCGCGCCGCCATTGACGGTATCGCCCGTCAGCAGGGCGCCTCTGGCCGCGATCTCGGCGCATCCGAAGAGGTTCCGGTCGAGCCGGCTCTCGAGGAAGCGTCCGAAGCCTGA
- the tsf gene encoding translation elongation factor Ts yields the protein MTVTAAMVKELREKTGAGMMDCKKALAETNGDMEAAIDWLRAKGIAKADKKSGRTAAEGLIGIASSGTKAVVVEINSETDFVARNDAFQELVRGVASVALGTDGSVAAVSKATYPATGKSVEDTIKDAIATIGENMTLRRSALLEVEDGVVATYVHNAAGDGIGKLGVLVALKSTGDKEALNAIGRQVAMHVAATNPLAVRSSEIDPAVAERERNVFIEQSRASGKPDNIIEKMVDGRMRKFFEEVALLSQAFVMNPDLTVEAAVKEAEKSVGAPIEVAGIARLLLGEGVEKEESDFAAEVAAAAKG from the coding sequence ATGACTGTTACCGCCGCAATGGTGAAGGAGCTGCGCGAAAAGACCGGCGCAGGTATGATGGACTGCAAGAAGGCGCTTGCCGAGACCAATGGCGACATGGAAGCCGCCATCGACTGGCTGCGCGCCAAGGGCATCGCCAAGGCTGACAAGAAGTCCGGCCGCACTGCTGCCGAAGGCCTCATCGGCATTGCCAGCTCCGGCACCAAGGCCGTCGTCGTCGAAATCAACTCCGAGACCGACTTCGTTGCCCGCAACGACGCCTTTCAGGAGCTGGTTCGCGGTGTCGCCAGTGTCGCCCTCGGCACGGACGGCAGCGTTGCGGCCGTCTCCAAGGCGACCTATCCGGCGACGGGCAAGTCCGTTGAAGATACGATCAAGGACGCCATCGCCACGATCGGCGAGAACATGACGCTGCGCCGCTCGGCACTGCTCGAGGTCGAGGACGGCGTCGTCGCGACCTATGTGCACAATGCCGCAGGCGACGGCATCGGCAAGCTCGGCGTGCTCGTCGCGTTGAAGTCGACCGGCGACAAGGAAGCTCTGAACGCGATCGGCCGGCAGGTTGCCATGCACGTCGCCGCGACCAACCCGCTCGCGGTCCGTTCGAGCGAAATCGACCCGGCGGTCGCCGAGCGCGAGCGCAACGTCTTCATCGAGCAGTCGCGCGCTTCCGGCAAGCCGGACAACATCATCGAGAAGATGGTCGATGGCCGCATGCGCAAGTTCTTCGAGGAAGTCGCCCTTCTGTCGCAGGCTTTCGTCATGAACCCTGATCTGACGGTGGAAGCCGCGGTCAAGGAAGCGGAAAAGTCCGTCGGCGCGCCGATCGAAGTTGCCGGCATTGCCCGTCTCCTGCTCGGCGAAGGCGTCGAAAAGGAAGAGAGCGATTTCGCGGCAGAGGTGGCAGCCGCCGCGAAGGGTTGA
- the pyrH gene encoding UMP kinase, producing the protein MSAKPIYKRVLLKASGEALMGSQGFGIDVAVADRIASDIAEARAMGVEVGVVVGGGNIFRGVAVASKGGDRVTGDHMGMLATVINALALATSLRKLDIDTVVLSAIAMPEICESFSQRATLYHLSLGRVVIFAGGTGNPFFTTDSAAALRAAEMGAEAIFKGTQVDGIYSADPKKDPSATRFDRLTHSEVLEKGLAVMDVAAVALARENAIPIVVFSIHEKGGFTEILTGGGRATIVTDN; encoded by the coding sequence ATGTCGGCCAAGCCAATCTACAAGCGCGTTCTTCTCAAAGCCTCCGGTGAAGCGCTTATGGGAAGCCAGGGGTTCGGCATCGATGTTGCCGTAGCCGACCGGATTGCCTCCGATATCGCGGAAGCGAGAGCGATGGGTGTCGAAGTCGGCGTCGTCGTCGGCGGCGGCAACATCTTCCGCGGTGTCGCTGTCGCGTCCAAGGGCGGCGACCGTGTAACCGGCGACCACATGGGAATGCTGGCGACGGTCATCAACGCGCTTGCGCTTGCGACGTCGCTGCGCAAGCTCGATATCGACACCGTCGTCCTGTCGGCCATCGCCATGCCGGAAATCTGCGAGAGCTTCTCGCAGCGCGCGACGCTTTATCATCTTTCGCTCGGGCGTGTCGTGATATTCGCCGGCGGCACCGGCAATCCGTTCTTCACGACGGATTCGGCTGCGGCGCTTCGTGCGGCGGAGATGGGCGCCGAGGCGATCTTCAAGGGAACACAGGTCGACGGCATCTATTCCGCGGATCCGAAGAAGGACCCCTCGGCCACCCGCTTCGACCGCCTGACCCATAGCGAGGTTCTCGAAAAAGGCCTCGCAGTCATGGATGTTGCCGCCGTGGCGCTTGCGCGGGAGAATGCCATTCCGATCGTCGTCTTTTCCATCCACGAGAAGGGCGGCTTCACGGAGATATTGACGGGTGGCGGCCGTGCCACCATCGTGACCGATAATTGA
- the frr gene encoding ribosome recycling factor translates to MSEGVDLKELKRRMDGAIAAFKHDIASLRTGRASANVLDPVTVEAYGSRMPLNQVANITVPESRMLSVSVWDKSMVGAVERAIRESNLGLNPIVDGQNLRIPLPELNEERRKSLVKVAHDYAEKSKVAVRHVRRDGMDDLKKAEKDGEIGQDESRAQSERVQKMTDDVISEIDRLLAEKEKEIMQV, encoded by the coding sequence ATGAGTGAAGGTGTGGATCTGAAGGAACTCAAGCGTCGGATGGACGGGGCGATCGCTGCTTTCAAGCACGACATCGCGTCGCTGCGGACCGGCCGCGCTTCGGCGAACGTACTCGATCCGGTGACCGTCGAAGCCTACGGTTCTCGCATGCCGCTGAACCAGGTGGCAAACATCACGGTTCCGGAGTCGCGGATGCTCTCGGTTTCGGTGTGGGACAAGTCCATGGTCGGTGCCGTGGAGCGGGCGATCCGGGAGTCCAATCTGGGGCTCAACCCGATCGTCGACGGGCAGAACCTGCGCATTCCGCTCCCGGAACTGAACGAGGAGCGTCGCAAATCGCTGGTCAAGGTCGCCCACGACTATGCCGAAAAAAGCAAGGTCGCCGTCCGCCACGTTCGCCGTGACGGTATGGACGACCTGAAAAAAGCCGAAAAGGACGGCGAGATCGGCCAGGACGAGAGCCGTGCTCAGTCCGAGCGGGTCCAAAAAATGACCGATGACGTAATTTCCGAAATCGACCGCTTGCTCGCGGAGAAGGAAAAGGAAATCATGCAGGTCTGA
- a CDS encoding isoprenyl transferase — protein sequence MQEFNPANVPAHVAIIMDGNGRWANARGLPRTMGHRKGVEAVRGAVRTAAEIGIRYLTLFAFSSENWNRPENEVSDLMGLLKAFIRRDLADLHRENVRIRVIGDRSNLSGDILPLLIEAEETTVANTGITVVIAFNYGARDELARAMRRLAGDVAAGRLRPEEITAERISSTIDTAGIPDPDLIIRTSGEERLSNFLLWQGAYSELLFIPDLWPDFTRETFFAAIEQYACRERRFGGLTQPTLAVGS from the coding sequence ATGCAAGAATTCAATCCCGCAAACGTACCGGCTCACGTCGCCATCATCATGGACGGCAACGGTCGTTGGGCGAATGCGCGTGGACTGCCCCGTACCATGGGCCACCGCAAGGGCGTAGAGGCGGTCCGCGGGGCGGTAAGGACGGCTGCGGAGATCGGTATCCGTTACCTGACCCTGTTCGCATTCTCGTCGGAGAACTGGAACAGGCCGGAAAACGAGGTCAGCGACCTCATGGGCCTGCTCAAAGCTTTCATCCGACGGGATCTCGCCGATCTCCACCGTGAGAACGTCCGCATCCGGGTCATCGGCGACCGATCGAATCTGAGCGGCGATATCCTGCCTCTGCTCATCGAAGCGGAGGAGACGACGGTCGCGAACACCGGCATCACGGTGGTCATCGCGTTCAATTACGGCGCCAGAGACGAGCTGGCGAGAGCCATGCGCCGCCTGGCGGGGGACGTGGCCGCCGGTCGTCTGCGGCCGGAAGAGATTACCGCGGAACGGATATCCTCGACGATCGATACGGCGGGCATTCCAGATCCCGATCTCATCATCCGGACGAGCGGCGAGGAGCGTCTCTCCAATTTTCTCCTTTGGCAGGGGGCCTACTCCGAATTGCTGTTCATTCCGGACCTCTGGCCGGATTTCACGCGCGAGACATTCTTTGCGGCGATCGAACAATATGCCTGCCGCGAGCGCCGATTCGGCGGACTGACCCAACCGACTTTGGCGGTCGGCTCCTGA
- a CDS encoding phosphatidate cytidylyltransferase — translation MQAELKLRIASGVVLAAVVLAATWIGGFAFQLLSVAIGLLVYYEWSTITKLPERDFQGNALGWLAQAVIAGLVLLGYMHVSLPGLALCVLAAALWVAIKGTSWWLPGGIVYAGLTSISLAAIRGADYLGLMAMLFVFAVVWATDIFAYFTGRAIGGPKLAPAISPGKTWSGAIGGAIFGVLAGVAVFMAHFALEDLRIPVIALVLSVASQTGDLFESFVKRRFGVKDSSRLIPGHGGVMDRVDGLIFACIAALALVLGQFLLAGGREVSFGAILLGL, via the coding sequence ATGCAGGCCGAACTCAAACTTCGTATCGCCTCCGGGGTGGTTCTTGCTGCGGTGGTTCTTGCTGCAACCTGGATCGGCGGCTTTGCCTTCCAGCTTCTCTCCGTCGCGATCGGCCTGCTCGTCTATTACGAGTGGTCCACCATCACGAAGCTCCCCGAGCGGGACTTTCAGGGCAATGCCCTCGGCTGGCTGGCGCAGGCGGTGATCGCCGGTCTCGTCCTCCTCGGTTATATGCATGTCAGCCTCCCGGGGCTTGCCCTCTGTGTGCTCGCGGCAGCGCTTTGGGTGGCGATAAAGGGAACCAGCTGGTGGCTGCCGGGCGGGATCGTCTATGCGGGTCTGACGAGCATTTCGCTCGCGGCGATCCGCGGAGCGGACTATCTCGGGCTGATGGCGATGCTGTTCGTGTTCGCCGTCGTATGGGCAACGGATATTTTCGCCTACTTCACGGGGCGGGCGATCGGCGGGCCAAAGCTGGCGCCCGCAATCTCGCCGGGCAAGACCTGGTCGGGCGCGATCGGCGGGGCGATTTTCGGCGTTCTTGCGGGTGTCGCCGTTTTCATGGCTCACTTTGCCCTCGAGGACCTGCGCATTCCCGTCATCGCGCTGGTCCTGTCCGTCGCAAGCCAGACAGGCGATCTGTTCGAGTCCTTCGTCAAGCGCCGGTTCGGCGTCAAGGATTCAAGCAGGCTGATCCCGGGTCACGGCGGCGTCATGGACCGGGTGGACGGGCTGATATTCGCCTGCATTGCCGCACTGGCTCTGGTGCTTGGGCAGTTCTTGCTGGCGGGCGGCCGGGAAGTCTCTTTCGGCGCGATTCTGCTGGGTCTTTGA
- the rseP gene encoding RIP metalloprotease RseP encodes MSLLLDNLQYTIPTFLFLLTLLVFVHEMGHYLVGRWSGIRILAFSVGFGPELFGWTDRHGTRWKFCAIPLGGYVKFFGDEDAASTPDYRRLETIAPEERGRTFLGAKLWKRAATVAAGPIANFLLAIAIFAVLFSIYGRAVADPVVAFVAPDSAAEKAGVLPGDRLLSIDGKPISTFDDVRRYVSVRPELPITVRIERDGAAIDLPMVPQRTESVDPLGNKMEEGKIGIGTNQEAGNFRVETYGPLEAVGQGALQSWRIVTGTLDYLSNLFVGRMSADQVGGPIRIAQMSGQMAKLGIAEVLNFAAVLSVSIGLLNLMPVPVLDGGHLMFYAVEALRGRPVGPAAQDLAFRIGFAMVLMLTVFAAWNDINWLFG; translated from the coding sequence ATGAGCCTGCTGCTTGACAATCTCCAGTACACGATCCCCACCTTCCTGTTTCTCCTGACGTTGCTGGTCTTCGTTCACGAGATGGGACATTACCTGGTCGGGCGCTGGTCGGGCATCCGCATCCTGGCCTTTTCCGTCGGCTTCGGACCCGAGCTCTTCGGCTGGACCGATCGCCACGGCACCCGCTGGAAATTCTGCGCGATTCCGCTTGGCGGCTACGTGAAGTTTTTCGGCGACGAGGATGCGGCGAGCACGCCCGACTACCGGCGGCTGGAGACGATCGCGCCGGAAGAACGGGGCCGCACATTCCTGGGCGCAAAGCTATGGAAGCGCGCGGCGACGGTCGCGGCCGGTCCCATCGCGAATTTTCTACTGGCGATTGCGATCTTCGCCGTCCTCTTCTCCATCTATGGCCGTGCCGTCGCCGATCCCGTCGTCGCTTTCGTGGCGCCGGACAGCGCTGCGGAAAAGGCGGGTGTTCTGCCTGGAGATCGGCTGCTTTCGATCGACGGAAAGCCGATCAGCACCTTCGACGACGTGCGCCGCTATGTCAGCGTCCGTCCCGAGCTTCCGATCACCGTCCGGATCGAGCGCGATGGCGCTGCGATCGACCTGCCGATGGTGCCCCAGCGCACCGAATCCGTCGACCCGCTCGGCAACAAGATGGAGGAGGGCAAGATCGGGATCGGAACGAACCAGGAGGCCGGCAATTTCCGGGTCGAGACCTACGGACCTCTCGAAGCGGTGGGGCAAGGGGCACTGCAGAGTTGGCGGATCGTAACGGGCACGCTCGACTATCTTTCGAATCTCTTTGTCGGCCGGATGAGCGCCGATCAGGTCGGCGGACCGATCCGCATCGCCCAGATGTCCGGTCAGATGGCGAAGCTCGGTATTGCCGAGGTGCTGAATTTCGCGGCCGTCCTTTCGGTTTCCATTGGATTGCTCAACCTGATGCCCGTGCCGGTGCTTGATGGCGGCCATCTGATGTTCTATGCGGTCGAAGCGCTGCGCGGCAGGCCGGTCGGTCCCGCCGCACAGGATCTCGCGTTCCGTATCGGCTTTGCCATGGTGCTCATGCTGACGGTTTTTGCGGCCTGGAACGATATCAACTGGCTCTTCGGATAG